The following are from one region of the Capsicum annuum cultivar UCD-10X-F1 chromosome 1, UCD10Xv1.1, whole genome shotgun sequence genome:
- the LOC107845860 gene encoding 7-dehydrocholesterol reductase, giving the protein MAETKLVHSPLLTYASMLTLLSFTPPFVILMWYTNVHADGSILKTFNYLRENGLQGLINIWPKPTAIAGKLIICYALFEAALQLLLPGKRVEGPISPTGHRPVYKANGMQAYAVTLITYISLWWFGIFNPAIVYDHLGEIFSTLIFGSLIFCFFLYIKGHVAPSSTDSGSSGNIIVDFYWGMELYPRIGKHFDIKVFTNCRFGMMSWAVLAVTYCIKQHEEYGRVSDSMLVNTILMLVYVTKFFWWEAGYWNTMDIAHDRAGFYICWGCLVWVPSIYTSPGMYLVKQPVHLGLQLALYILVAGLLCIYINYDCDRQRQEFRRTNGKCTVWGKTPSKIVATYTTTSGEKKTSLLLTSGWWGLARHFHYVPEILAAFFWSVPALFNHFIPYFYVVFLMILLFDRAKRDDDRCKAKYGKYWKLYCEKVPYRIIPGIY; this is encoded by the exons atggCAGAGACAAAGTTGGTGCACTCACCATTACTCACTTATGCATCAATGCTCACTCTCCTATCTTTCACACCCCCTTTTGTTATTCTCAT GTGGTATACAAATGTACACGCTGATGGATCTATCCTGAAAACATTTAACTACCTAAGGGAAAATGGCTTGCAAGGATTAATTAATATTTGGCCAAAACCTACTGCAATTGCTGGGAAGCTAATCATTTGTTATGCTCTATTTGAGGCAGCACTACAACTTCTATTGCCTGGTAAAAGGGTCGAAGGCCCAATATCTCCAACTGGACATAGGCCTGTCTATAAG GCTAATGGCATGCAAGCATATGCAGTGACACTGATCACATATATCAGTCTTTGGTG GTTTGGAATATTCAATCCTGCAATTGTTTATGACCATCTGGGCGAGATTTTTTCTACACTCATTTTTGGGAGCTTAATCTTCTGTTTTTTCTTGTATATAAAA GGTCATGTTGCACCATCTTCAACTGATTCCGGTTCATCAGGGAACATAATCGTTGACTTCTATTGG GGGATGGAGCTATATCCTCGTATTGGCAAACACTTTGATATTAAAGTCTTCACAAATTGCAGATTCGGCATGATGTCTTGGGCAGTTCTTGCTGTCACTTATTGCATAAAGCAG CATGAAGAATATGGACGTGTATCTGATTCCATGCTTGTAAATACCATATTGATGTTGGTGTATGTCACAAAATTTTTTTGGTGGGAAGCTGGGTACTGGAACACCATGGATATTGCACATGACAGAG CGGGCTTTTATATATGTTGGGGATGCTTGGTATGGGTTCCAAGCATATATACTTCTCCTGGCATGTACCTTGTTAAACAGCCTGTGCATCTTGGGCTTCAG CTTGCCCTTTACATACTAGTAGCTGGTCTTCTCTGCATATATATCAACTATGATTGTGACAGGCAGAGGCAAGAGTTTCGCAGAACAAATGGAAAATGCACTGTCTGGGGAAAGACTCCATCTAAG ATAGTCGCCACATACACTACTACCTCTGGTGAGAAAAAAACGAGCCTTCTACTGACATCAGGATG GTGGGGCTTAGCTCGCCACTTCCACTATGTTCCAGAAATATTAGCGGCGTTTTTCTGGAGTGTACCAGCTCTTTTCAACCAC TTCATTCCTTACTTCTATGTCGTCTTTCTAATGATCCTCCTCTTTGATCGTGCCAAAAGGGATGACGATCGATGCAAGGCAAA GTATGGCAAGTACTGGAAATTGTATTGCGAAAAGGTTCCTTACAGAATTATACCTGGAATTTACTAG